In Patescibacteria group bacterium, the sequence GCAACAGTCCGGTGCCTATCTTGAATGACCCGGCCACTATTCCAGAAGCAAACTATGTTGTGTGCGAATCAACCTACGGAAATCGCCTGCACACTCCCATAGTTTCGCGGGAGGAAGACCTGCAAAATGCGGCTATTTTTGCCCAAAAGCATCACGCTCAAATTATTATTCCCGCTTTTGCTCTGGAGCGAACTCAGGATCTCTTGTACACTTTTAATCTTCTAAAAAACCAGGGAAGATTCCCTAATATCCCGGTGATTTTAGACAGTCCTTTAGCTACAGAAATTACAGCGGTTTATAAAAAATATACTGATTTATTTGATCAAGACTTTCAGGCCTATCTTAAGACCGATCCCGATCTATTCGACTTTCCAAATTTCCGACTTATTTCCACCAAAGAAGAATCGAAGCAGTTGAATAATTTACAAGAAGCGGCTGTAATTATCGCGGGATCCGGTATGGTCGATGCTGGCCGCGTACCGTATCATATCGTGCATCACGCCAGTAATCCAGATAACCAAATTATCTTTACCGGCTATCAGGTCCCAGGCACGCCTGGACGCAAAATCTTAGATGGCGCCAAACATATCGAGTTGTACCATGAATTTGCCAACATTCGCGCCCGGGTGTTCGGCATCGAGTCATTTTCTTCACATGCTGACCAAAAAGGTTTGCTTACTTGGCTAAATGGCTTTAAAACCCAGCCGACAGTGTTGATCACGCATGGCGATGACGATTCGCGGCAAATCTTGGCTACCAAAATCAGCCAGCAGCTTAAATTTAAGAATCATCAGCCCCAGTTCCAAGAAACTTACGACCTAATCTAACTGGCCGACTAGCAATTAGAGCTTGATGTTTTTGGCAAACACCTCTACCCAGGGTAGGGATTTTTCTTTGCCAGTTATAGCCCAATATACTCCCGCCACACTGACCACAGCGAACAATAACCAAATTAGTTTATACAGCCAAACTACCACTATGGCAGCTGGCATAGAAAATAGAGCGATTAAAAACGATTCGATCAACCAAAGAATAAACCAAGCAATCAATTCGGCAGCGAATAAAACCATTCCCCTTTTGATATGAAAGGCAACAAACGAATTATCTTTTTTGACAACCCAAGGCACTACAAATAATATTGAGAAGTAACTCAACGCCGCAAACACTTTAATATCCGCTTCAAGTGCTGTGTGGCTAGAATGAATAGGCGGAATAGCCGAAATCGGATCAACAGGAGTTGGTTCCTCTAGTGATGGCCCTGAAGGGGGCGAAGAAATATTATCTATAGTTTCATTCATTGGCTATTTCCTTATTTTTATTCTGATATAACACAGCTATGATCCCGATAGTTAAAAATAGTATAAGCCGACCTGGTTGTAAAGTCCAAAGATAATGATCAAACAAACCCAGGATAACAATAGCGGTTACTGAACTCAGAGCCACTACCCCCAATAAACTTCGGCCCAGCTTAAACAGACTCCCACTGACCCAGATTAGACCGCCCAACAGAACAATAAACAAAACTTCTCCTACCCAACCCAGCTCTGCTAAAACTAACAGAAAAATGTTATGGACCGGCTGATAGTCCCAGATCTGGCGGCTAAGATTATATACCCAACTCGACAACTTAGAATTATATTGCCAGCCCAATTTATTAGTATCTTGTTGAAGCAAATAAATAGTGTATTGCCCCACGCCTACTCCTGTAAGCGGATATTTATCATAGACTAATTTAGCTTGTTGCAGCTGGTCAATCCGAGCAGTGACCGATCCCTGTTCCAAGGCAGTTTGTTCTGGATGAAATCGAGACACCAGGGCCGGATACTGGCTGAGCGCTATTACCATAACGATAGCGATTAAGCCCCCATCCCACCCTTGCCAACGCGGCCGACCTGAAATCAACCGCCAGATTATAACTACCAGGCAAGTTAGGCCGATAGCCAACCAAGCTGAACGAGAAAAACTGAACAGCAAAGCCACGCTGCCAACTGTTAAAATCAGCCAATAAATCCATGGCCGTTTTATAGCTTTTACTACGCCAAGATAAATCAATCCCAGCCAGGGCAAAACTAAGGCCAAATAACCGCCCAAAACATTGGCATGAGGCAAGGTCCCGTGCGCCCGTAAATGTCTTACTCCGTTAATCAGCACCACTGGGATGCCGAGTTCAGCCGGTTGCAGAGGTGATTCGCCTAAAAATTTTAAGCCGAGAGAACGATTTAGGCCATATTGGCCGATGGCAATGATTGCCTGCAAGCCAGTCCCCCAGGCCAGAGGCAATAGAATATCGGAAAGGTTTTTTACTGCGTTAACTAAATAAATATAGAATAGATAAAATAAAGAAAAATGCGCGGCATTATTTAGCCCCACCGCCCAGTTGCCGGTGATAGAATTACCGTAACCCACCGAAATCCACAGCCAAACGATTAGAAATGTAAGGGGCCAAAAAATTACAGCCGGTCCCGTTTTAAATTCAGTTTTCTTGGCAAAGATAAACCAAGTTAATAACACTAGGATAATTAAAATATCCGATAAATAAATACTGATGGAGGCGTATTCAAAAAATTGTCCCTGATGTTCTGCAAATATTAATGTATGGCGGAACTGCCACGGCAACACAAAAAAAGCCGACCACAGTAGGAATCTATTTATTTTTTGCCAAGAGATCATCTAGTGCCTGTTCTATGACGTCGCGCACTTGCGCCCGCCGATCATTAAAATGCAATTTAATTATATCTCGGTTATACAAAACACTGGGATTGGTGCCGAGCCGACGAATATTTTTATCAATAATTCGCCGCTGTTTGGTGTAGGCCCATTCTTCGAATTGATCTCCCCATTTTCCAGATAAAATCTTTTCTATCAGCCTTCGTAGAACAGATGGTTTGAGATATTTTAAACGGCGCAGCTTCGGATTGCGCCAAGCTCCTGGCAAAACTGATTTTACCCATTGATTAGCCTGCCGCAGCGACCGATGTTCCCCATCCGGCCAAATTGGCACCAAGTCAGCTAACCAATAAGTCAAATAATAATCTTTCTCAATAGCTAGCTTATTAATATTTAAACTCCGGGTACTTAAGAAAAATTCCGGGGAAAATTTGCCCCACCTCTGGGGGCTACGGACGCGCAATTTAAACAGGTTCATCATCACCAACAAACAAGCGCGCGTAGTCCACAGCCGCTCTGGCTGAGCTACTACTAATAAATCAATATCGCTATTGGCGTGGGCATTATTATAAGCTAGCGTATTAGTAACATAAACCTGAGCTAAAAATGGCATATAGCCAAACAGCCACCGCCAATTATTTACTTTATCCCACAACCGATCGGCTAAAGCTATCCGCTCCAGGCGTTCTCCAATAGATAAATCTCCCTGCCAAACTAACTCGCCCACTCGGCTAATTTTGGGTAATTCATTAATGGCTGCCTTGAGCTCTATTTCATCAATTTCCCGCTGCCAGGCATACCGCTTTAATTCTGACAAAGTTAAAGGGAACCTAAACCAGCTAAAGAAAATTATCGGCACCAAGACTGATTTTTTTATGGCTTGGCTAACTTTCATCTTTAATAATTACCTTTTAGTATACCCTACTTTATCTTACCGCTCCCCTGAAACTGTGTTACTTTAGTCTTATATGAAGAAAGTGGTTTTTAGTGGCATTCAGCCCACCGGCATTCTGCATCTCGGCAATTATTTTGGCGCCATTAAACAATGGATCGATTTGCAGAACAAAAACAAATGTTATTTTTGCATTGTAGATCTGCATGCCATTACTGTCCCTCAAGACCAGACCAAACTACACCAACAAATATCAGACATGGCAGCAATTTATTTGGCAGCTGGGCTAGATCCTAAAAAAGTGGTTTTGTTTGTCCAGTCCCAAGTGCCTGCCCACAGCGAAGGAGCCTGGCTTCTAAATACGATCGCTTCCATGGGCGAAATGTCGCGGATGACTCAATTTAAAGAAAAACAGGAAGGCAAGCCTAACGTATCCGTCGGATTGTTCGATTATCCTGTCTTAATGGCGGCCGATATCTTGCTGTACGACACTAACTTAGTCCCGGTGGGAGAAGATCAAAAACAACATGTCGAACTGGCTCGGGATTTAGCTATCCGATTTAATAACCGGTTTGGCGAAACTTTTGTCATTCCAGAACCGATGTTGCCCAAATTTGGGGCTAGAATTATGGGTTTGGATGATCCTACCGTAAAAATGAGTAAATCAGCGGCCAGTCCTAATAACTATATTGCCTTGACTGATACTCCAGAAATCGCGCGAGAAAAAATTATGCGCGCCGTGACTGATTCTGGTTCGGAAATTAAATTCGATTCTACTAATAAACCAGCCATTTCTAATCTACTTACCATCTATACTCTCCTGACCGATATACCCATATCTGACCTGGAAATCAAATATCAAAATAAAGGTTACGGCGAATTTAAAAAAGATTTAGCCGAAGCTGTCGCTGTTTTTCTAATTGATTTTCAAACCAAGTTGACTGCAATTAGACAAGATCCCGACAATATCAAAACGGTTTTGACAGCGGGAGCCAAAAAAGCCAAAAAAATCTCTAACAAAAAGATCGAGATCCTCCAACAAAAAATGGGTTTGGGGATCTAGGCTTTCGCTAGCACTAATCCCCAAACATCCCGAGCGCCATTCTGGCGAAGGATTTTAGCGCACTCATTTATAGTTGCCCCAGTAGTCACAATATCATCCACTAGCACTACGGTTTTATTGGCCAGATTTTGGCTGAGAGCAACATTAATACTAAAAGCTCCCTCAATATTATCTCGGCGAGCCGATTTACTTAAACCAAATTGCGGCTGGGTAGATCTTTTCCGGAATAAGATTGGCAGCAAGGGCCAACCGGTTTGTTGAGCCACTACTTCAGCGAGCAAACGCGCTTGATTAAATCCCCTGTCCCAGAGCCGTCCCCGATGCAGCGGCACCGGCACAATCACCAGACCAGTGGTAGCTGTAGTTTGGTTGATCGTCTCTACCAACCAACCACCTAAAATTTTTACCAGTGGTCGCAATCGGCGATATTTTAAACTATAAACTAATTCTTTTAATGGTGATTGCCAATAACCATACACTATTAAACGACTGGCTGCGCCGGTCGGACGACACTTACCACACACCTTAAAATCTGCCGACAAACGATGGCAATGATAACAAATCGGTGTCTTAATAATTTCGATGCGCTTTGCACAAACAGAGCAAATCCAGTCACCTTGAGCATGGCAACTAGCACACCGGGGTGGGAAAACGATGTCGAGTAGACTTCCCATAACCTTACCTTAAGCCACGCCGATATTAACTCCTGTGTAAAAGTATTTCAAAATTTGATCATAGGTCTGACCGGCGCTGGCCATATTATAAGCACTCCATTGCGGCATACCCACGCCATGCCCCCAGCCTTTCCCTTTTAGAATAAACGTAGGTGAATTAGCGGCTCCGAATTTCTCGACAGTAAAATTAGTACTTTTAACATAACCTGTATCAATCGAGGCTTCAAAGACAGCCGTGGTGACCGTGATGCGTTTGCCAGTGCTAGTTACCAGTGTCAGTGTGCTCAAGCGGCCGGATGGATAACGATTATCGATTACCAAATCCACGATGGTTTCACCTATCGCAGCTGCTTTAGTGAGCGGACCAGAAAAGCAATCCATCAAATATGCCTGTTCTACAGTAGCCTCCCATAAAATTGGTTTGGCATAGGGGTCAGCCACTCCCTTAAGGTACGGGGTGGCCTTCTGCGGATTACCGTTACTCCAGGCATTTTCGACATTTTCAGTGGCTCCTCCGCTATCAGAAAAATAATACGCCGAGATAGGCTCATTATTATATGTAATGATCATGCCGGGGGTAGCAGACACAGCCACAGTGATACCGGGTTTATTTAATTCATAATTATAACCATAGTAAACTTGGTCGCGGGTATCGTCGTATAAATTAAAGATGTCGGCGCGAGGAGCTTGGAGTTTTTTGGCGGCAAATGTCCTAGCGGCAATTACTTGGGCTTTGCGAGCCTCCAGTGGCCAGGTATCCGGCACTTCCGCTAACCCCTTGAGATAGTCTTCCAATTCCACCTCGTTCACCATCCAAATATTCCCGCTCATCGCTGAGCGACGAATTGTGATAATACCACGGAATCTATTATATTGACTACTAACCTTTTCGTTGTTCACCGTCAGAATGGAACTACGCAATGGGATACACCGGATCCAGTCGCCGACATCATAGGTTACCCCATTGGCATTAATCACATACCCACCTGACCGAGCCGTAACAGTAGCGCTAACCCCGGCTTCTGCCCGCACCACTAAAGCTTTATCGCTGCCCCGGCGAATGACCATGCCGTTATCGCTACTCACAGCGATAGAACTGTCCGTGGAACTTAGTCCGACTAAAATCGGCTTCTGTAAGACTAATTCTTCGTTCACAGTGATTTCCCAAACTAGTCCCACATCATTCATCCAGGTAATTCCCTCTGCCACGGGCCGAAAATATTCTTTATATTTACCAATTTTATCCGGTGCTCGCACCGTAAAACTGAACCGACCGATTTCACCCGGATTAACTATTTTATCAGCCACGGCAGCACGGTTATTACTCAACCAACTAGTTGCATAAAAATTACTAACACGATCCAGCGGCTGAGCCGTGCCTAATTTAACGGCATTATTGCCGGTCGTTGTCCAAGCGGTGTTGCCATCATTGCGCAAATCTACCCACAGCATTGCTTCTCCCCCGGGAGCCAGGGTGATATTGCCTGATTGACTCACTAAACTTGTTTTATAAATAGCCGGAAGGATCTGGATTTCGACATAAAAATAAAATTTATCAAACCAGGTGATTCCGTCAGCCACTAAACCAAAATATTCACGATATTTTCCAGCTGGCCCTTCAGCAGTAATGGTAAAATTGAATCTGCCCACTTCACCAGGAGCAACCGTGGTCGCTACCGAAGAAGCCATGCGGTTATCACTTAGCCAAGATGAGTGATAGAGCTTGCTTTTGCGATCTTGGGGCCGAATCGTGCCAATTTTGACAGCATGCAGGCCAGAATTTTCCCAAGTCGCTGTGCCGGTGTTCTTAATATCCACCCAGGCTTCTACGCTCTCGCCCTGCTTAACCGACATACCTTCCAGCTGATCGATCCATTTAGCCGCATACAGATTAGCGGCTTGACCAGGAAAAGGTATGCTAAAAATTTGCGCAATTGTTAAAATTGCTCCGAGCCATCCCCCTATACCTTTAATTAGTTTGGTTTTGTTCACGGTATAAACATTATAACATCACTGCTTAGCCAAACTGACTTCATCGGGATATAATTTAATCAGTTAAAGAGAACCGATGAAACCTATGCATGTTCCCTGGCAGCCACAATCTACTTCATCATCGGAGTCCTTGGAAGATGATGATATAAATACATTTTCTGAATCCGAAGAGGTAGAGCTACCCGTCGACATTGCTCGCCAGGGAGATTATTTAATTATTCGAGCTCCTCTAGTGGGAGCCAAAAATGAAGATATAAGTATCACAGTCAATAATGATATCTTATTTATTCATAAGAATAATTACACTCCCGAAGAAAAACTAGACAATTACTATGTGCGTGAATGCCATTGGGGCCCATTAGCCCGAGAAATCCAATTGCCAGTATCGGTTGACCCGACTGGCGCCAAAGCTTCTTTAGCTGACGGGATTCTCAAGATTGTCCTGCCCATTATGGGCCATCGGCAAACTCGTATTATCAAAATTAGATGAAACTTGATTCCGCAAAAGTCACCAAAGGAGTGATTGCTATTGCTGGGTTTGGCACCAGATTTTTGCCCGTAACAAAAGCCACCCCCAAAGAAATGCTCCCTATTATTGATAAGCCGATTATTCAATATATCGTTGAGGAAATGGCCGCCGCTGGAATCACTGATATTATTTTAGTGACTAATTGGCAAAAGCGTTCGGTCGAAGACCACTTTGACCGTTCCCGAGAGATCGAAAAACATCTCGAAGAACAGAATAAGTTATCAATATTAAAAGAAATTCGCAAGATTGATAAATTGGCCAATTTTATCTATGTCCGCCAAAAAAATGGTTATGGTAATGGGGCCCCTCTGCTAGCCGTACAAAATCTAGTTAAGAACGAACCTTTTGTGTACGCTTTTGGAGATGATTTAGTCAAATCCAAACAATCATTCTGCGCTCAGTTAATTAAGGCTTACCAGGCAAATCATTGTTCCGTAGTCGGCGTACAGGAAGTACCGCATAACGAAGCCTGTAAATACGGCATTGCCGAATTAATCCCTGGCACTGACCAAATTAATACCATCATTGAAAAGCCGACGCCCCAACAAACCAAATCCAACCTGGCAGTATTCGGGCGTTATCTGCTGACTCCGGATATTTTCCCAGCCTTAGCCCACACCCCGACAGGCAAAGGTGGAGAACTTTGGCTGACTGACGCTTTAAGGTTAATGCTGCAAAAAGATAAAATTATTGTCCATAAAGTTAAAGATGGCCAATGGTATACTACAGGTGATCCCTTAAATTATTTAAAAACTACTTTGGCTTATATAAACGATCAGCCGGATCTGAAACAAGAAATAATAAATTTTATTAAATCACTATGAACAAAAAAATATTTAGCTACGCTGTACTCGCGTCTAGTTTGCTGCTTATTTTGGGGGCGGCTGCGTGCAGTCGCGGCGGTTCTGGCGGGAGCGGTGGCAAAGTTACTCTCGACCAAACCACTCCCATCACTTTAGAGTATGTCCGTTTGTTTGATGATAGCACTGCTTTAGACGAAATCATCGCCTCTTATCAAGAAAAACATCCGAATATTAAGATAGTTGTGCGAAAGGTCAACCTTCCAGCTGGAGAAACAATTTACGACTATCAGCAAGATATCATTAAACAGATCGCCGATGGAGCTGGCCCCGATATCTTTATGATTCATAATGACTGGCTGCCTTACCAGGTCAACCAAATCTCCCCCATGCCTAGCGGCTTAATGACACTGGAAGATTACCAGGCAAGATTTCCGCAAGTAGTGGTAGATGATTTTGTGACTAATAACCAGATTTACGCTGTCCCCTACTATATTGATAATTTGATGCTGTATTACAACATAGATATGTTTACAGCCGCTAAAGTCAAGAAAGCCCCGCGCACTTGGCAGGAATTAGTAGAAATTGTTCCCAAATTGACTAAAAAAGATGCCAATGGAAATATTATTCAATCGGCTTTACCTTTCGGCGTAGCGGATGGCATCCCTCGCTTTGCAGAAATCTTAGCTAACCTCATCATGCAATACGGCGGCGAAATGACTAGCTCTGACCGCACTAAAGCTACTTTTGATTTACCGGTGCCAAATTCTAATCCTCCGGTTTACCCCGGCAGTGAGGCTCTCAAATTTTATACTAGTTTTGCTGACCCCCAATCTCCTCTTTATACCTACACTGATGCCAAAAATCCTGACGGTACCCGGAAATTGCCTGAGGATGTGCAAGCTTTTATGGAACACAAAGCAGCTATGTTCATCGGTTACTCTTACCAGGTGGAATACATTAAGAAATTTATGACGACGCGGCTCAACTTCGAAACTGCTCCTCTGCCTCAATTGCGACTGGAAAACCCCATTGTAGTAGCTAATTATTGGGGTGAAACGGTTTCTAAGACATCTAAGCACCCCAATGAAGCCTGGGATTTTATTAAATACGTCGTCACTAAATCTAGCAATTTAAACAAATTGTTCAGCGCCACTCACCATGTCCCCGCTACTAAAGAATCTGTCGATACTTACAAGGGTAGGCAATATTATGGACCAGTGGCTGAACAACTCCAACTGTGTGCCTCCTGGTATAGACAAAATTCATCGGACATCGAAAAGATATTTACCGAGATGGTTAATAACGTGTTGCATAACCGCATGGCTGCCGAAGTGGCAGTGAGTGCAGCCATTAGAGATATTAATGATTTAAGCAGCTACCGCGCCCGGACTTCACCCGTGCCCCAACGATAAAAAACCCATGGACACTACCATAATTGATTTTATGAATGCCCTAAAGATGGCTGTTTGGAATTTCTTAACTGAGCAACTACTGCCCATCGGAGCAGTTTTAGCTGCGCTAGTTATCATTTGGGGGGGCTGGCTCTATATCCAAAATCGGCCTGAGGAAGGTAAAAAAACCATCGGAGCAGCTATTCTCGGCTTAATTATCATGGCGCTAGCGTTGTTGATTATCAATACTGTCATTACCTTATTCGGTTAATCAATCACCGTCACCTCTTGCCGAGAGCAAGATATGTCTTGTATAATTACCTTGATAGATATTTAGATATAAAAAGGAGGTATGTTATGAAAAAATTTCTGTACCAAGTGGCGGGCCGCGCCGTTTTAGTTAGCACATTATTATTGGCTCCCACTCGGGTAATGGCGCAGAGTGTAGAACCGATTACTTTTGCTACCGGTTCTCTTGAGAGTATTATCACACTTCTGGCTAACTGGGCCGCTGGTATAGCTGGGGCTATCGCGGTAGCTTTTCTTATCTATGGTGGATTTGTCTATATCACCGGGGGGGAAAAAGGAGCTGAAAAAGCTAAACCTCTTATCATCAATGCTATTATTGGTTTATTCGTCATCGCTTTAGCTTTCGTGATTGTCAACACAGTGGTGGGTGCTCTCGGCGGAGAGTAAATCTAAAGTTAACTTAAACCTATCAACTCACCCCTCTTATTAAGAGGGGTGAGTTATTTCTAAATCCTTTTCTGGCGCGCCCGAGAGGATTTGAACCCCTGGCCTTTCGGTCCGTAGCCGAACGCTCTATCCCCTGAGCTACGGGCGCATGATATTTTCTGAATTATATTTTGAGAATACGACCCAGTTTATCTACAAAATTATCCTTATTAGTATCCGATTCCGGTAACATCTTACTGAGAGCTATCCGCAACCTGTCTTGATAATCTGCCGGTATAGTCAGGGAGATAGGCGGAAGCATGCGAGAGGTTGATAGCAAGTTTAAGTATAGCTTACCCTCGGCTTGATGAAACCAAAACAACTTTAATTGATCATAAGTAAATTTGCGCTCATTAATGGTTAGCCCGGCTGCATCTATCCGACATTTTAGCAGCTTGGGTTTCGCTCGATCTACTATAAAAATGGCTACCAACAAAATAATTACTGTCACTCCGAACAACCATTGTTTGGCATAAATGGCATAAGCTAAGATAAATACCGCTAAAACAATAGCTATTACATACCAGCGCCAGTCTTTTTTATACGGCACAAATTCTGTTGATTCCCATTCGATGGGCATAAAACTACCTAGTATTTGTTCATTCATAAATTTAAGTTAACCACTGTTTCATTATACTGGCGGAGGCGACAGGGTTCGAACCTGTGAGAGGCTCTCGCCTCAACTAGTTTTCAAGACTAGCGCCATAAACCACTCGGCCACACCTCCCTACTACAGATTAATCAAAGAATATCTAATTATTTGTTTTAGTGACGATTTACCTTTATCTGTCTTAAAGTATCTTTCACGTCTTATGGCATCTCTCTTATCTTTGAAAGCTTCATAAAATATAAGTTTAAACGGTCGGCGATCTTTTGTTGATCTCACTAAACCCTTTTGGTGTTCCTGAAACCGTTTCTGCAAATCAGTAGAATAACCAATATACAATTTATTATCTTTCTGGCTTTTTAATACGTATGTGTAATACATAAAATTACAGGCGTCCATAAACCACTCGGGTTTATGGCTCGCCATGCACCCTAGCGGTGCATGGCGGTGAGGGAGGGATTCGAACCCTCGCGGGGGATTTCTCCCCCCTACCGGTTTAGCAAACCAGCCCCTTCAGCCTCTTGGGTACCTCACCGTGTCGGAACGGCCTCCGCTCCGGCAGTTTGCCAATTAGGATTGGCAAACTTTACCGCTTCGTTGTTCCTCCTTTCCAAATTACAAACAGCACTCCGTGCTTCGGTTTGTAATTTAGGGAAATCAGCAAAGCTGATTTCATAACCTATCCACCTATATTAAGGTAAGTATCTGACTATTTAAGAATACCATCAATATACCTCTCCTGAAAAAGGGGTTGTACCAACCCTTCTTGGAGTCCAGAGCCGCCATTGAAGGAGGGATGTATTTTTTGTCTGCAACCCGGGCATTGGAGTTTGAGCGTTACGGTTCAATAAAATTGGCGCTGTGAAGCCGGTTATACCGGCGAGAACGGAAAGCCATATTTTATTAGAACCGCAGCAAAAACGACTGTCCGGAGACTTTGGTTACTTTCCTTGGGAAAGTAACAGAAAAAAGTCCTCAAAAGCCCACTTGGATAAAATCTTGGTAAGTGGCTTTTTTAGCTAATTCTTTCTCTGGGTCAATCACCCCAATTTCCCCGACTAAGGCATCCCACAATTCTAGCAACTCTCCGGCGATGGGTGTTTGATAGATCTCTCCCCCATT encodes:
- a CDS encoding MBL fold metallo-hydrolase; this encodes MNISIQFLGACGTVTGSNYLVTCGATKLLVDCGLFQGDWENQQRNYQPFAFNPQDIDFMVLTHAHLDHCGRIPKLYREGFRGKIYCTPATADLAKIILTDAAQIQEHGVREDQLDILFNRQDAINAIKLFRKLDYRTEFEINPQVKLCLQDAGHILGSAIAELWLEDKKIVFSGDLGNSPVPILNDPATIPEANYVVCESTYGNRLHTPIVSREEDLQNAAIFAQKHHAQIIIPAFALERTQDLLYTFNLLKNQGRFPNIPVILDSPLATEITAVYKKYTDLFDQDFQAYLKTDPDLFDFPNFRLISTKEESKQLNNLQEAAVIIAGSGMVDAGRVPYHIVHHASNPDNQIIFTGYQVPGTPGRKILDGAKHIELYHEFANIRARVFGIESFSSHADQKGLLTWLNGFKTQPTVLITHGDDDSRQILATKISQQLKFKNHQPQFQETYDLI
- a CDS encoding O-antigen ligase family protein; amino-acid sequence: MISWQKINRFLLWSAFFVLPWQFRHTLIFAEHQGQFFEYASISIYLSDILIILVLLTWFIFAKKTEFKTGPAVIFWPLTFLIVWLWISVGYGNSITGNWAVGLNNAAHFSLFYLFYIYLVNAVKNLSDILLPLAWGTGLQAIIAIGQYGLNRSLGLKFLGESPLQPAELGIPVVLINGVRHLRAHGTLPHANVLGGYLALVLPWLGLIYLGVVKAIKRPWIYWLILTVGSVALLFSFSRSAWLAIGLTCLVVIIWRLISGRPRWQGWDGGLIAIVMVIALSQYPALVSRFHPEQTALEQGSVTARIDQLQQAKLVYDKYPLTGVGVGQYTIYLLQQDTNKLGWQYNSKLSSWVYNLSRQIWDYQPVHNIFLLVLAELGWVGEVLFIVLLGGLIWVSGSLFKLGRSLLGVVALSSVTAIVILGLFDHYLWTLQPGRLILFLTIGIIAVLYQNKNKEIANE
- the trpS gene encoding tryptophan--tRNA ligase, which encodes MKKVVFSGIQPTGILHLGNYFGAIKQWIDLQNKNKCYFCIVDLHAITVPQDQTKLHQQISDMAAIYLAAGLDPKKVVLFVQSQVPAHSEGAWLLNTIASMGEMSRMTQFKEKQEGKPNVSVGLFDYPVLMAADILLYDTNLVPVGEDQKQHVELARDLAIRFNNRFGETFVIPEPMLPKFGARIMGLDDPTVKMSKSAASPNNYIALTDTPEIAREKIMRAVTDSGSEIKFDSTNKPAISNLLTIYTLLTDIPISDLEIKYQNKGYGEFKKDLAEAVAVFLIDFQTKLTAIRQDPDNIKTVLTAGAKKAKKISNKKIEILQQKMGLGI
- a CDS encoding ComF family protein is translated as MGSLLDIVFPPRCASCHAQGDWICSVCAKRIEIIKTPICYHCHRLSADFKVCGKCRPTGAASRLIVYGYWQSPLKELVYSLKYRRLRPLVKILGGWLVETINQTTATTGLVIVPVPLHRGRLWDRGFNQARLLAEVVAQQTGWPLLPILFRKRSTQPQFGLSKSARRDNIEGAFSINVALSQNLANKTVVLVDDIVTTGATINECAKILRQNGARDVWGLVLAKA
- a CDS encoding SpoIID/LytB domain-containing protein, with amino-acid sequence MNKTKLIKGIGGWLGAILTIAQIFSIPFPGQAANLYAAKWIDQLEGMSVKQGESVEAWVDIKNTGTATWENSGLHAVKIGTIRPQDRKSKLYHSSWLSDNRMASSVATTVAPGEVGRFNFTITAEGPAGKYREYFGLVADGITWFDKFYFYVEIQILPAIYKTSLVSQSGNITLAPGGEAMLWVDLRNDGNTAWTTTGNNAVKLGTAQPLDRVSNFYATSWLSNNRAAVADKIVNPGEIGRFSFTVRAPDKIGKYKEYFRPVAEGITWMNDVGLVWEITVNEELVLQKPILVGLSSTDSSIAVSSDNGMVIRRGSDKALVVRAEAGVSATVTARSGGYVINANGVTYDVGDWIRCIPLRSSILTVNNEKVSSQYNRFRGIITIRRSAMSGNIWMVNEVELEDYLKGLAEVPDTWPLEARKAQVIAARTFAAKKLQAPRADIFNLYDDTRDQVYYGYNYELNKPGITVAVSATPGMIITYNNEPISAYYFSDSGGATENVENAWSNGNPQKATPYLKGVADPYAKPILWEATVEQAYLMDCFSGPLTKAAAIGETIVDLVIDNRYPSGRLSTLTLVTSTGKRITVTTAVFEASIDTGYVKSTNFTVEKFGAANSPTFILKGKGWGHGVGMPQWSAYNMASAGQTYDQILKYFYTGVNIGVA
- a CDS encoding Hsp20/alpha crystallin family protein, whose translation is MKPMHVPWQPQSTSSSESLEDDDINTFSESEEVELPVDIARQGDYLIIRAPLVGAKNEDISITVNNDILFIHKNNYTPEEKLDNYYVRECHWGPLAREIQLPVSVDPTGAKASLADGILKIVLPIMGHRQTRIIKIR
- a CDS encoding UTP--glucose-1-phosphate uridylyltransferase translates to MKLDSAKVTKGVIAIAGFGTRFLPVTKATPKEMLPIIDKPIIQYIVEEMAAAGITDIILVTNWQKRSVEDHFDRSREIEKHLEEQNKLSILKEIRKIDKLANFIYVRQKNGYGNGAPLLAVQNLVKNEPFVYAFGDDLVKSKQSFCAQLIKAYQANHCSVVGVQEVPHNEACKYGIAELIPGTDQINTIIEKPTPQQTKSNLAVFGRYLLTPDIFPALAHTPTGKGGELWLTDALRLMLQKDKIIVHKVKDGQWYTTGDPLNYLKTTLAYINDQPDLKQEIINFIKSL
- a CDS encoding extracellular solute-binding protein, translating into MNKKIFSYAVLASSLLLILGAAACSRGGSGGSGGKVTLDQTTPITLEYVRLFDDSTALDEIIASYQEKHPNIKIVVRKVNLPAGETIYDYQQDIIKQIADGAGPDIFMIHNDWLPYQVNQISPMPSGLMTLEDYQARFPQVVVDDFVTNNQIYAVPYYIDNLMLYYNIDMFTAAKVKKAPRTWQELVEIVPKLTKKDANGNIIQSALPFGVADGIPRFAEILANLIMQYGGEMTSSDRTKATFDLPVPNSNPPVYPGSEALKFYTSFADPQSPLYTYTDAKNPDGTRKLPEDVQAFMEHKAAMFIGYSYQVEYIKKFMTTRLNFETAPLPQLRLENPIVVANYWGETVSKTSKHPNEAWDFIKYVVTKSSNLNKLFSATHHVPATKESVDTYKGRQYYGPVAEQLQLCASWYRQNSSDIEKIFTEMVNNVLHNRMAAEVAVSAAIRDINDLSSYRARTSPVPQR